GCCCCAACTTTTGGTTTTTACAATATTTAGCTTGTACATTCACAGCTGACAAGTAACTAGGTTCCCAGTTCACCTGCCTTGGAAATACTCAGCATAGCTGAGAAATGAGGAAGATGACCTTCCATCAGAAATGAAGTCTGAAAGTACTTAATTTAACTAGTATTAATCAAGTATACAATGGTGTTGCACTGGAGCAGTGCAAGAGAATTAGGACAAAATGTTCACAGTAGGAACGAGATATGACTCTGTAAATGAAGGGAAGAGTGGAAGTGAGAAGTTTGAAATTTCAGTTCAAGGACAGGAGGAATTGATATATGTAAACATACTTTAAAAATGGGACTACATAGGACCAGAACAAAAATGTTCCATATAAAACATTCAAGTGTTATTACAAGCTCTGAATGTACTGGAGCCCAAAGGGTTGATCTAATTTCCCAAGTTTCTTAAACCTAGATTACAAAGTAAAGAACCTAGAACTAGAAGCCCAAAAATTAAGATAACAGTGAAACTAGGAAATAATTGGCAATTATTGCCACACTAATTGTAAGATTTCAATCTTGGGTTGGATTTCAAAATGGGAGCAAAGCTATTTCAGGCAAGCCAAGATAcacttgattagattccctacagtgtggaaacacacctttcaatccaaccagtccacagtgaccctccgaagggcaacccacccagacccattcctgctgactaatgcgcctatcactatgggcaatttagcatgaccaattcacctaacctgcacatctttggattgtgggaggaaaccggaacacctggaggaaaccactctgggaggcagcagtgctaaacactgaaccACAGTGCCACCTTCCAAAAGTGAAATCTACTTTCCAATGTTGAAAAGACAAGATTGCAGAGTGTAACATTTTACAGCAAGTGATATGAATGTTGCAATGAGTCTTTCTTCTGCTCTGGAGATTTACAGTTTGCACGAATTTGCCCCAATTTGTTTTTATGTAGTATTAGGTTACATACAAAAACCTTTCATTTGAGAGACCCTCATTACATTTAGCCCTTTGATTTATGGTGCTCCATAGGAACTGTACCAACATATGGTAGATAGACTGAACATTTATAATAAATTGACGAATGGATACGAAGGAGAATTCTTGACTCCATGCAAGGGTTGACTCTACCACAATTAATTTGAGCAAAATTGAAGATGTACATTACATTTCTGATTGTGGGCCAACTTGGAGAAGTCACCTTGGTTTTCCCTTATTGCAGGAGCAAATAGAATTAGTTCACCTTCCTCTGAAGATTGAAAAAATGGCCAATGAGACAACCCTCATTATTTGGGCAAAGAGTTAATGAAGTAGCACTGCAGGAGAAAGATAATGATTTAGCGATGAAAGTCAAAAACAAAAAATACTGCAGACAAAttcagaaaatactggagaaagtCAGTAAATTAGCAGTACCTGGAAAAATCATACCAgaatcaaaacattaactttctcTTTCTGAAAATGCTGCCAGAAGAGACAATATTTTCGATGTCCCACTCCTACCTTTATCCTGGCCCCAGTCATACTTCAAATAAATTTCAGCTAGGTTCAACTCCTAGCATAAATTTCAACATCCTTGATCTAAAACTGCAGAATGGGACCAGAAAGGAGTTGACATACCACAGTGTAAGCTACAAATCTGCCAAAATGTCTACCCAGTAACACTAGGTCATTAAAGAACCAACTCTGAATATTCACACTAAACTGGCTTTCCAACAGTCAGCAAGTTGTGTAAAGTGGAGGTTTTTTTTCGCGGGGGCGGGAAGCCTTCTGAAGTGAGACAGATAGAGATACTCTCAGATCACAGGACAGGAGAGAAAGGCCAAACAAGGTGCACTGTAAAAGATGACCGCTGCTTTAGAAAAACTACAGTTTAAATTTGAGAAGCAATTAAGTGAAAAACAGGAAACTCAAACAGAAATAGCAATGCATTTTCTTCCCAACATGGGGCCGTTAAAAAAAGCCCTTAGTAGCTGTGATGATAGTTATAAATAGTAGTCAAGCTGAAATATTTAGATAAAAAGGAACAGCAATCAGACACAAAAAGATCAGAAAATAAAGAATGAAGCAGTTTATTGAAGGTGCAAGTACTACATTGGCCAGAGCTGTTAATGGTTGTAAAATAAAAATGGCATAATCTGAAATGGTGGTACACTGGTGAATGGATTCATACAGCTACAAATTCATTAGAAAATTATCTTTTAATCTTCTCTTTGCATTACAAACATTCAATAGAAGATGAATTGTTTTCTGAAAAACCCTTTACATATGAAACCTGACAgctgttttttttaatcaaaataTACAAGACAATGCTTCCATATAAAAACCGGTTTTGTTCCCCTTAGCCTCTCTAGGTAAAAAAGTTATGAATATTTACACCTTTTTCCTCAAACATTCTTTacagctgaaaaagagggactatTTCAAGAAACCAAAGACAAAAACAGGTGGAGTTGTACTAGTTTGAAAACTGCACATATTGAGTAGGCAGCTCCTCCAGCAATTTTAAAGGAACACAGATTGACCAGCAGTGAATCCCCTAATCATACAACTACCAGTCTAGGTAGATAATGCATTACAGTCACCACATTTGAGGACTTGAAGAGGAATAGCAAAACGTGAAGAACCAAGACTTCAGAAGGCACAACAACTTTGGTCCACAAAACCCTGAAAACCTAAAAAATCCATTAAGCAGGTGACATGCATCAAATCAGAACATTGTACTTAAAGTAAACTATTGCTCATTAGTTCAGGCACAAGATCACTAACATGGTCATTAATGAGCACCCATACACAACATCAGGCAAAAGCAATCAATGTCTACCATAACTCCAGCATTTAGCCCAAACTACGGAATGTTTGGGAAGTGGATTTTCACTAAGAAAGAGATTCATCACACTAAGATAAAAAGGGAAATGATTGGTCAGCAAAAACATTTGTTTTAAGTCAAATGCCTACAGATTTTACAGGAGTGGATGGTAGTTTCCAGGTGGTGGTGGGGCTCAGTACATTCTAGAAGGGCTTGACATGTCAAGTTACTCTTACCATGTCAACTTGCAAGCTACACAACTAAAGCAGAAGTGCCCTTACCCATTCAAAAAAAAGTTAGATTCTGCAGCAAGGTGACCTCAAATGCTATAGGGTTGCTACAGCATGTCAAAAACATCTAGACGTAAACCTGAAATTACTACATCAGACCGAAAGCAACATCtgtaaataaaaaaaactttcccCATAGAACTAAAAATCTTACAGGTAGCTTAAGAAATTATTCTACCTGAATACACATTTTGCAAATGGAACATTAAATCTATCCCACACTACTGTGCAGACTTCCAACTTTCTGGAAACCCACCATTTTACTCCCACTGTGTTCCTGCTAATTTATCTGCTGAATCATACTGTAAAAAAAACTCTACCAATGCCTTTTTGCTTAAGTGCATCAATAAAGTACTTGTACATGGCCCAATGTTCAATGCTTGATAAAGGGTCAGAAATAGCCAAATTATGGACATGTACATAATCAGAAGCTAAGTACTTCAGTGAGCACAAAACTGTGGGAACCTCTTTGTCAATGCTGTACATTTGCAGAAGGGAACAAGGCAGGGTAAAAATGGAATCAAATACTAGGTGGCCAAAGACAGATCAACAATACAAATCTGTTTTCATTTGAACCCAAAAATGAATATATAAATCAAAAGCAAAATTAAATGAAAGCAAATTAACAGAATTAAAATAATTGCACACCATGCCAGAACTTCAGCTGACTTAAGTCAGTGAGGTGATGGAGCACACGGCAGGACAATGACATTACTGCCAATCTCACTTAATGTAGGTGTACAGAGTAGAAATACAGCTCAAAAACAGATTAAAATCAAAAACCTTACTAAACAAAATACAAGTAGAAAATGCACATTCTAAGATAATAAAACACCCCCAACTATAAGATACATACAAGCTATTGAATATAGAGGAAACAAGCCTAGGTCATTTAAAATTGTGACTGTTCCTGGTTACTGGACAACTATTTTCTTTTGTAAAGGAGGAATAGAAAAAGCTCCCACCAGAGGGTATTGCACATCACTAAGACCACAATGGTATCTAGAGCCCTTCTGGATAGAGGCTGACAGATTCACATTTCATCACGAACAACTGGGTGATGCATGTGGGATAGACAAAAAGCAGCATGTAAATTTATGCAATTTGTTGGCTGTGCATCGGTATTAAACTAGATTAAGTGGTACCTAAACTGCCACAGAGCTAGGTCATTTTGTTTAGAGGAAAACTTCTTTAAGCTATCAAGCTGAAATTAAACACTGCTGTATTACAAATATTACAGCCGCTCAAGCTGTAGCAACCTTCAAATCTATACTGCTTCAATTGGTTAAATGAATATTCAACAGCACAGCTCTGCTATGGTTGAAAAACTTGTAGATTAAAGGCAAGACCACCAGGTAGGTGAAAGTAATTAATCACCCCCAAAATGGTGGGAAAAGGAGATTGAAAAGGAaagaggtgaaggaggaggagaTAAAAACTGGTGTCCAGAACACTTGCTGCCCCAAAGGCAGTAGCAGAATGGCCAATACATCTAAACTATAAAATTAGATGGGCAAAACTGTAGCTTGGATAGTCTTACTAATTCAAAGCTACTACAGGCCAATTCCATCCAGTTCCTCACCTCCACTGACACTCTATATACCTCCTGCAAATTGGGTAAGTAATAACATCAATGAGCAAACAAGCAGAAAAACACTGCTCAAAAACAAACCGTAAAGCACATAACCAGAAACAGACTTAATTTATAAAATGGCCCCTGGTTCGTTATAAAGACATAAGGCACAGGATAATCATTTAAATGAAAGTAGAATATATGTTTAAATTATCCACACTTCTGTATTATAGTGGTATGGATACCCAAAGGGGAAGAATTAAAAGGCTTATTACACAACCTGATATTAGATGCACAGGCTTGAATGATCCAAGAAAATCTGCAACCTGTAAACTTTTAGAAGAATTTCAAAGGCTGAATCAAGAGCAACACTAGCAGAAGCCAATCTGTGATAAACGGATTGAAACCGGCAGCATTGCTACCATAAAACAGGATGTCattgcagttttttttaagaaagagaACTATGGTCACTTTTGGGTAATTTCAGCTATGTAGCTGCTTTTGAGGTCTAGTGGTGTCTCTGAAATAGGATAATCATTGAGCCCATAGGCTAGGCAGGACTCCAGAGAATGGCTGGAAGTCCACGTCAGAGCTTTAGATAGTTGACTTGGAAAAAGAAACTCTGAGGTGATGGTTTTCTCCAAGGTCATGATTATGAAGGTCAATGAGAGCCTGGATTGCTTCTTCCACTGAACCCATCTGGATAAGAGCCATTTTGCGATCCTTCCTAAAAGTCACAAAGCAATATTCCAATATTAAAGACTGAGCTCAAAGTCATACAGTGCTCAACAGAAAAAAGGTCACAAAAGGTATAATCCAGTGATAAAAATCACATCAAGACTTACTGAAAGAACTTGAATGCTTTGACCATGCCAGTTGTGCTTGAGAAAAGCAATTTCAGATCATCTTCAGTTATAGATGGTCTGGAATATAAAAAAAACCAAACCTTCACAGATGACCCCAACAAGATCAATTCAAAACATATTCTAGAGCTAATTCAGTTCATCCCATTTAACATGGCATATGTACCCAAGACTGGCCCAGACTGTGCACTGCAGCTCTGCCCAATGCTGCACAGCTGCAGGACATGGTGACCCAAAACGTATAAAAAGGAGTGCAAACTAAATGCCAGATATAATAAAATTTAAGCTACATATTATTCAGCATCTACTTGCAAACCAGTCACTTACGGAATATTAGAGAGATGGAGTGTAGCAGAAGGAGGGAAGATGTTCTGGAAGTTTTTCGACCCAGGCTTCTTGAAGCGATGCAGTGGAGAGCTGCTGTAGTCTTTGGTCAGACCCTGATCCTCCTGGCCCTCACGGGGAAGCTGAACTGTCTGATGTTTGGACATAGTCACTCGCATTGCCTTCCCATGAAGCCTCTGACCATTCAGATGGCTCATAGCTACAGAAAGTCCAAGAATTAATCTTGAGACAACAGGGATACAATACACAAGTCAAAAATAAAACAGACCAGAATTTAAACAAACGAAGATAGATTTAGGTTGGCTGCCAGACAGGCAAATGCTAGATGGGCTGTTGCCTTGTGGGGTTCAGACTTGATCAGCTCTGTTCAAAGATGAATGGAATAAAATTACAGTTCCTGTAACGCAAGTTCCAAAAAGCACTTCACAACAAAAATGACTTATCTGGCCAAActagtcagatggatttgaagcAATATTGGAAAAAGGAGGAAAGCAAAGGGGAGAGAATTCTAGAACTTAGTAGCAACACCAACAATGGTGAAGCAATTAGAGATAAGAATACCACAAAATAGATAGAGGGTTGCAGAATGGAGACCCCAGGTACATAGAAATATGTATGAACATTTAAACAGCATCAATTTAGGCTTGACTACATTGTATCAAGTTCTGAGCACAACAGGAAACATGTGAAAAAGGCAAAAACAGTCCAGAAAATATTCAAACAGTTCTAGTGGGATTTCAGTTGATGGAAAGAAAACAATCAATCAGCTTCTTTAAGAGGATATGCAATAGAGGTGCTCAAAAATCATGTTAGCTGCAATCAAAGATAAATTACACAATGGAGAGAATATTAGAACCACAGAACGCCAATTTAAATGGCAAACAGAACAAAATATTGCAACAACAGTTAGGAACATACCAGAGTACGGTGGCAGCACGGCTTGCAAAGTAAGTTGGTTATATATCTGAAAAGAAAGCAACTACAGGGCAAAAGATAGGGGAGTGGGTCTAATGGTTACTTTAGCAGAGAGCAGGCAGATATGACCAGCTTCTCCAACTGCATTCTATTGCAACCTATAATTTAGTTTATTCAATAATAAATACTCAATAATTGGGATTAGAAAAACAGAGCACTGAGCATTAGTTCAAGCAGAATTAATTACACAACCTCCATTTAAAGTGGTTAATATTAATAAGTGAAATATAATTCATGAAATCAATTTTAGTACAAAAACAGTAGGATTAGCACATCTTGGCTGACTTAGTGGAGACATACCCAGTTGAGCTTGTGTACAGTCAAACATCTGTACCAAGGCATTTTCTTTCTTGTTGAAAAGTATCTTCACGCGCTGCACATCACCATACACTCCTTAACAGAAAATACAGGAAGTTAACAGGTGTCCTCCTACTCCATACCAATTCAACCCAATCACAACCAAGTttcaaaaaaaaaaaatcaatgtatcCATTTTAAATCCTAGTTAAATTCAGAATTAGGATGCCATGAAAATCATAGCACTCAGGAGAATGGAATTCAGTGTCAGGCTAAATTAAAAGCCAAAGAAATTACTGAGATCACCAATACAAGTTTAAAGATTTACAAAGGCATGCAAAGCACCCAAACATGCATTACTGAGCAATGTATGCAAAAATCAAAGAATAAAACTAATGTCAAATTATAGTTgaactgaaattatgcattgaaataGCAAACTGCAAACTTCAAATATAAAGTTTCCAACAAGAAATAATAAAACAGATAATAAAGTGCTAAAGATAACATACCGAAAAGAATAAAGAGGCATTGGGGCGTAACTCTCTTTAGAAGGACAGCAGAGCAAGGCAGCGGAAGACAGGAAGAGGAAAGGAATCGAGGGAGAACGAAGATGGAACGAATCATCCATAACGAAGGGTGGTTCCCACAGAATGGTGAATTGGTTCATGGATCATGGTTCAAGATGGTTAATTGAGGGGCAGGTTGGTCCGAAGAGCATTGTTGAAGCACAGGAAGCATGGGGACCGTGCAGTCAGTTCACAAAGGAATCCGCATCAAGTTTGGGAAGGGAGAAAGGGATGGGGAAGGGAAGAAAGAAAAAAGTAGCATAAAACAGGTCAGTATACATAAGAAATATGTAGTGTTCCATCTGGTTGATCAATGCATTCTCTTCCATTACTTCATAAAATAAAAAGCTGTATGGCTTCACCTAGAGGAACACATGCTAAAGGAAAGGGTTTAAAATGTAATACAGAAGGTTAAAAAGAGACTGTATCCTTTTACTGCTCAAAGGCTGTAGATAACATCTCAAATCTGAAATGTACAAAAGTTTTAGCAGCTAGTGAAAATGAATCTTGTCCCCACCCAAATTCAAATCCAGCTTTATGCATGACATCATAGTTTGTATTACCAGTGTAATGAATTCAGCTAAACATTGGAAACGGATATCGAAGAATTTCAAATGTTTAGAAATTTCTGAAAACAGAAATCAAGATAACCTACAATTTATGCTAGATTCAGCAGGGCTCAATCTAGAGCTGAATCCAAGCTTCAGAGGTGTTATATTTTATCCCACAATATACCTCCATACTTTGAAGTCCACCTGCAAGTTAGACTCCCCTAAGCATATAGCAGGGACTCTTGCAGATTATACTTCAACAGCTCTAAAAACCGACAACCTTAGAGTTGCCAAATGATGCAAGTCTCAAAATATAAAACAAAACAGGAGACCATCACACAAGCATGCATAATAGTGCATCTAAAATCAGTTAGTTCACAGCACTCAAACTACAATTAACTGAATAGATAGCTAGAACACAATACTGGGATTATTGAAAACAAGGGAAATGGCATATGTAATTACTTCAGTATCAAAATGCAACACAAACAGTTGCCCCACCAGGGATGAGACGGTCAGTCACTTACACACAAATCAGAAGCTAGTTACCAATAACAAATTGATGTATTACAAGCCTATCTTGCAGAATCATCCCAAATCCTGACATTGGGAGTGTCACTTTCGTTGGTAGAACAGTCAAGTAATCAACTTCATCTGTGCCTCAGTGCTAAGCAGGTTTATCTTGGAACAAATCTCAACTAGACATGGGAATGTGACAGTTAGGAGGAAATATTGTACTGGGTGGCCCTATATTTATTGGGAACTCAAAATTAAGGGTGATTTATTGAAATACAAGACCCTGAAGGAACTTGACAAGGTGAATGCTTCCCCCGAGACATGGAACTAGGGTTCAGCTTAAAAATAGGGGTCGCCCATTTCAGAATGGGAGAAAAAAAAAGGTGTTGATTGTGCaattcttttccccagggtgtggAGATGAGAAGAAAGTCAAAGTCAGCaataaaaagaaaatcaaaaatccAAGGTGTGAGGCAGACAGGAAAAGTAGAATTGAGTTCAAACCATGTCAGCCTGCAGAGTAGGCTCAAAGACAAATGGCTGAATACTAATATATTCATATACAATTAAGGCAAGTAATTAAGAACAAATTAAAGTTAGGTTTAATGATAGAGAATTGACAAGACAAAACAAACTTCCTGAAAATGGATTCTACACAAGTTCAGAGAAACCAGTTCTAAACATATGGGAAGCTGTGGCCAGAAATAGCTCTCAAATGTATTCTATCGTAATGTGGGTAACAACATATGGCAAAAAAAAAAGGGTGATAAAGTTACAACCAAATAGCCAGTACCAAAGACATATCAGGAAAAAAGGCAGAGATTAAGCAGGAAACCCTTCAGAGACTGAGGGAATACATTCAGAATTGTTGGCATCAAGAATTACAGGATATATTTGCATGCCCTTACTTCCAAGCCAAGAACAAGTTTGTATATGAACTACTATATATACTGAAATAACAGGCAATTTTTGACAATTTTAAAGTTAAACCTATGGGTTTGATTACATGGATACCACTTTTGAGTTGCTGAAATTCATGCTGAAAGGTCATACCATATTAGCAAAAGCCCAACTGATCTCAAATGAATGAAGAAAATGAATTATGTTAATTCTCAAAACAGAGTGATGTGGGGGAGCCAAGTCGTAAATAGCAATCTGTTAACTGAAGAACTTGGGTCAACTTTTACACGAGATATGGAAAACTATGCTTTTTGGCCAGAAATAGGGGGTTGATATTTACATGAGATTGACTATTACTCGAGTATATGCTTCAAGTTATTTCTAGGAGGATAGTTGTAATCGCCTCTGTTGGTTGTACAGTCACCGCTGTACAAGCTGGCAATAATGGATATTAGCTACAATGTTAAACAGTTACAAAGGGAAAAGAAACGCAAGACAAAAATTCACACAATTGGTTGAGCTTTGCTGGTCTGTGATAAGTCATTTAATGTGTTAGAAGACTCGTGTCCAGATCCCACATCAGGTGCTGCATCTACTAAGATGTGATGTTTGTTTACTAAAAGCCACCCAAATGCTAAAAATAAAGTCAAGGCCAAATCTTAATACATGCAGTACATGAAGGGCAGCAAAGTAAACAGGCTACAAAATTCAAATAGCAACTTTGCTTCATCCTGTTATATTCCTAAACTTCTGGAATTCAGTTAGAAGTGGCATGCAAGATTACTGCAAAGTGTCTAACTGAAGAGACACCTACTGTTGTGTTTATACTAGGATATTACTGGTGTCAAACCCAGACAGGCCAGGAAAGCAGTACCTGCAAACCATAAAAACCATTGGAAACCTGGAGTGCACAGAACTGCAAAAGACTGCAAAATGTAAGCAATGTATGTGAAAGAATCAAATTTCAACTGAATACAAACTGACAAGACCAGAGATTTGTGGTGTGGGGAATTAAGGAAAGAAGTCATGACTAGTCAAATTACATttccttctttaaaaaaaaaatcacatttgagAAGCTTCTAGATAAAGCTGAACAAAAGACAATAAGGCATTAAGttaagggtggggagggtgggagaaCAGAAGAGAGATACTTTCAAAGCCAATTAGTTCAAAAGGAGATAGCCACAGAGAACATCTTCAGTCAATCTAAAACATGTCTGGGGTAGCTGCTGCCAAGATTCAGGCAAGGGGACTGAGATGAAGGAGACATTTAGTGCAAAACTAGGACACCACACTAACCTCAGGATTCAGATTGCTAACCAGCAGGACAGCATTGGCTGCAGAGGCAAATCCCGGAATGCCAATACGACTAGCTGCTGCTGCAGCAGCCGCTGCTGCTGACGGCATGCCAAGTGGAGCCAAAGCTCCATGAACCCCTGGGACGGACAAACCTATTGATGAGAAACTAAAGTCATTAGACAAAACATTTCACCAGATAACATTCAGTTTTGTTGAATGCACACTGTAACTAGATAGACAATGTGGAGTGTTCAGATTTAGCAATGTCCTTAAGCTGTCCAAATCTACCTGTTAAAATTACAGCAGTTAGGCTGAAGCCTGACTACCAGACCCAAAACAATCCTGCCCACTGCAAGGGAACAGGCACAAAGTCTTAACTTCACGATAGCAAGCTATGTGAAACCCAATAGAGATGGTGCAGCCACGTACAGAGAATTTCTAATTAGATACCAAAAGGAAAAAAAGCTACCCACCAGCATAGAAAATTGCACCCAATACTCCACATTTTGCCCATTCACAAATGTGGTTGCACATTTCCTTCAATATTGTACCCAAACTTTTGTCCAAATCTGAGCAGCACAAATGCCATTGTAAACAAAGCAGTTAAAACGTTGAATATATAGTATGGCAGAACGACACTGGCAATAAGGCAGAGTCTATGAGTAGTGTACATACAGTAATCTGATGGATGTTGGAGAAAGTCTGTAGAGACACAAGTTTTCAAATAATAAGCAACTTCAAAATATAGAAGAGGTGCCTGTTGAACTGTATACTTTTAATAAAATGACCTTCCTGAAGTGCAAGATCAAGTTTGAATGTGTGGCTTTCCCAAGTCTGGATTTAGATCTCCACTTGCGCATATTACAGGCAGATGCAACAAGCCACTCAATAGAAGGGAATTACTTTGACAAGCCACAAAGCAGCTTGGTCCAAAAGGGTTCATCTAGGGAACACCTGAGCTCAAAGCTTTCAGGGTTATTTCATAGCACTCCAGACTACTCAAGAATGTTAGGCCCGAATACAGAAGATGTTTAATACACAAGGCCATTCAAAAATAAAATTCCTGCATTAGCAACTCACCAGCTTGCTGGAAGGCAATACTAGGAGGGAAACCAGCTCCCCCTCCGTAAGGCGAGGAGATGATACCTGGTGCACCTGACGAGAGAACAAGTCTGTCAGTAAGCACTTTTGTAACAAAAATAGCTTTTACAATCCATCTCTCTGCCTGCACTGCCTCCTGTCAAGTGTCAATAAGTTTCAGGAATGCTGCAGAATTCCACTTCAATCTTAAGCTGCTATCAGGTCAATTTTGCAGCACTTACAGCCAAGCTTTTGAAACAAGCATTGCTGAAACACCCTAGCAATGCTATTAATTCACAGTCAAAGTTTAGCAGCAAAATTCTGGTTAAGTACATGTTGGTCGGTTTTGGATTTCACAGCACAGGccaaatgtcagttatagattcAGAGTTACAGATTTAAACATGTGGAAAATTAAACTCAGCTGGGAAAACCACCATTCAATCCTGTATTTTGGCAACAGTCCAGACACCAGTGTACAGTTTGGACAGCTAAGCAACAGACAAGTTATACTGAACTTAAGTATTACTGAAACTAAAACCAATATGCAAATTAAGCTAGGAAAGTTCCACCTGTAAAACAAATCAGATAACTGACAGAGGAGGTTAAACATTAACAACAGCAGTCTCATTATAGTATGATCTTCATTCTACCATATACTTCACCTGTGCCATCTACTTCCCAATGACTGGTTTTGTAGCCACAAGAATTAAGATTAAATCAACATGCCTAGTACATCAATAGCCAAAAGTCTACATGTTGGAATTTACAATTAAGTTTTACTAGTATAAACATAGTATAATCTACATTTCCAGATTTGCCCTTTCAAATTGACTTTGCAAAGACTTAAGGGGCTAAACACAGAAGCATGCTTACCTATTTATCAGTACAGTTCCATGAAAGGACATGAGGAAAGATACCAGGGGCCCTGCTGTCTAGCAACACCTCTACAATAATCAACTCTCCAGGCTAAAATGTAACCTGACAGAACACTGTTTCCAAAAGCAAATATAGGTTCTGCTGTCAAGTTGAGCTTGATAATATATGGACAGTGACTTTCTGGAAGTAGCAATAACCAAGGTCGACAAAAAAGGTCAGTGAAAACAAAGACATCCCTTGAGTACTTATTTCCTCACTAAGACCAGGGAGGATCCAGTCCTGTGGATTGAAGACAGCTCAGCTAAAATCTTCTCATTCCTTCACAATGAAAATGCTGCTAAAAAGTTTACATACTCTCACAGCATCAAGGAAATGGCCAAAAACGTATCTCCTACTCCCTCACCCACATCCTCAGAGTTCTAAACCGTAGAAATTTATGAAATTCCAACTGTTCACTGCTCCAGGTCACTCAGTATTCCAGCTATAAATAAATATGTAGAAAACAGCCCATTGAATCCCCTACAGTTTGGTTATATGTGCTATATTTTAAAAACAGCACTGACAAAGTTGCTTGAACGCACATGAATCCACTGTTGTAATGTTAGCAAACAGCAAAATCACAGAAGATGTATTTACCTAGTAGGGAGGCATCCTTACCAAAAGCGGCTGCCATGGTTTGGTCTAAAGTTGGTTGATTGTCACCAGATGGTAGGTCAGGACGTGTGTAGTCTCTGCTTTTGTCATT
Above is a window of Chiloscyllium punctatum isolate Juve2018m chromosome 24, sChiPun1.3, whole genome shotgun sequence DNA encoding:
- the LOC140494489 gene encoding polypyrimidine tract-binding protein 1-like isoform X3; translation: MDGIVQDITVGTKRGSDELLSACATNGPFIMSNSAPSGEYTNGNDSKKFKAENRTSGILPSRVIHIRKLPNDVTEAEVISLGLPFGKVTNLLMLKGKNQAFIEMNTEEAANTMVSYYSTVTPYLRSHPIYIQYSNHKELKTDNSPNQARAQAALQAVNAVQTANMAIAGSGVSDSAAGLAGQSPVLRIIVENLFYPVTLDVLHQIFSKFGTVMKIITFTKNNQFQALLQYADGSSAQHAKLALDGQNIYNACCTLRIDFSKLTSLNVKYNNDKSRDYTRPDLPSGDNQPTLDQTMAAAFGAPGIISSPYGGGAGFPPSIAFQQADFLQHPSDYCLSVPGVHGALAPLGMPSAAAAAAAAASRIGIPGFASAANAVLLVSNLNPERVTPQCLFILFGVYGDVQRVKILFNKKENALVQMFDCTQAQLAMSHLNGQRLHGKAMRVTMSKHQTVQLPREGQEDQGLTKDYSSSPLHRFKKPGSKNFQNIFPPSATLHLSNIPPSITEDDLKLLFSSTTGMVKAFKFFQKDRKMALIQMGSVEEAIQALIDLHNHDLGENHHLRVSFSKSTI
- the LOC140494489 gene encoding polypyrimidine tract-binding protein 1-like isoform X6; amino-acid sequence: MDGIVQDITVGTKRGSDELLSACATNGPFIMSNSAPSANGNDSKKFKAENRTSGILPSRVIHIRKLPNDVTEAEVISLGLPFGKVTNLLMLKGKNQAFIEMNTEEAANTMVSYYSTVTPYLRSHPIYIQYSNHKELKTDNSPNQARAQAALQAVNAVQTANMAIAGSGVSDSAAGLAGQSPVLRIIVENLFYPVTLDVLHQIFSKFGTVMKIITFTKNNQFQALLQYADGSSAQHAKLALDGQNIYNACCTLRIDFSKLTSLNVKYNNDKSRDYTRPDLPSGDNQPTLDQTMAAAFGKDASLLGAPGIISSPYGGGAGFPPSIAFQQAGLSVPGVHGALAPLGMPSAAAAAAAAASRIGIPGFASAANAVLLVSNLNPERVTPQCLFILFGVYGDVQRVKILFNKKENALVQMFDCTQAQLAMSHLNGQRLHGKAMRVTMSKHQTVQLPREGQEDQGLTKDYSSSPLHRFKKPGSKNFQNIFPPSATLHLSNIPPSITEDDLKLLFSSTTGMVKAFKFFQKDRKMALIQMGSVEEAIQALIDLHNHDLGENHHLRVSFSKSTI